GTCTTAACTGCCATAATTATGCTTAAGGTACCTTTTTCATATATGTAATAGCAAGACTTTGTGTCTTTGTTTTATTATAGACTTGTATATGGGCAACTTTTGCTGGAAAAATATAACATAACATACTTTAAAGTTTATATTGTTGTCTCTGGATTGACTTAAATTTCTGATAAATAACACCAATTATTTCTTTTACAGCAAGACTTTACTCAGTAGACAGGCGAAGAGAGGCATATGCTACCATACTGCATTCAGCAAGTGAGTATGTCTGCGGTGCAATCACAGCAGCACAAAGCATTCGTCAAGCTGGATCAACAAGGGACTTTGTTATTCTTGTCGATGATACCATAAGCGAGCACCACAGGAAGGGCCTGGAAGCTGCAGGGTGGAAGGTCAGAATAATTGAGAGGATCCGAAACCCAAAGGCTGAGCGTGATGCTTACAATGAGTGGAACTACAGCAAATTCCGGTTATGGCAGCTTACAGATTATGACAAGATCATATTCATAGATGCCGATCTCCTCATCCTGAGGAATATCGATTTTCTGTTTGCAATGCCAGAAATCACAGCAACTGGAAACAATGCAACACTCTTCAACTCCGGTGTTATGGTTATTGAGCCTTCAAACTGCACATTCCAGTTGTTAATGGAACATATCAATGAGATAACATCTTACAATGGTGGTGATCAGGGATACTTGAATGAGATATTCACATGGTGGCATCGGATTCCAAAGCACATGAATTTCTTGAAGCATTTCTGGGAGggtgatgaagaggaagtgaAGGTGAAGAAGACTCGGCTGTTTGGTTCTGACCCGCCCATCCTCTATGTCCTTCACTATTTAGGCCGGAAACCATGGCTGTGCTTCCGGGACTATGACTGCAACTGGAATGTCCCAATACTTCGGGAGTTTGCCAGTGACATTGCGCATACCCGTTGGTGGAAGGTGCATGACAAGATGCCCAAGAAACTTCAGAGCTACTGCCTTTTGAGATCAAGGCTAAAGGCTGGGCTGGAGTGGGAGCGGAGGCAGGCTGAGAAGGCGAACTTCACCGACGGGCATTGGCGACGCAACATAACCGACCGGAGGCTGAAAACATGCTTTGAGAAATTCTGCTTCTGGGAGAGCATGTTATGGCATTGGGGCGAGACCACCAACTCGACGAAGAAAACCCTGCCGGCGGTGCAGGCGTTGCCCGCTGAGAGCTTGTGAAGATCAAGAGATGTGTAGATATCCTGAGAAATTAGCAAATACCAGATACATCTTCCCAAGCTCCCATACATACATAGCAACAGCTTGTAAAGGTAGCTATGCACTTAGGCCTTCCCCTTATATACGTTCCCTTCTGCTGCCACACCTGCAGCAGCGCTCCCGCTGCTGATCCGATGGCCAACGATTTTTTGGTTTCTGGCTAATAATTCGTCAGTATAGGTAAAAATTTTGTGGGCAAGGAACTTGTTTGTGTTGGCTACCGCTGCTATTCCACGATAGCTTAGCTTTTGATGTATGGTGGTTGTTGAACTGCTGCAGTTGGTCTTCTGGCGTGATGCAACATTAGATTGCTGACCAGTAGGCACTGCTCCGTTTCATCAATACGAATGTGATGAATTGATGGTGATGCTTCTTTTTGGTGGCTGTAATGGGATGGAATTGGGTTAGTTGTAACCGCTCGCTGTCCGAATGGCTGGACAGTTGAGCCATGCGTACAAAGCAGTTATAGCTTAATCATTTCAATTTGGTGTGTGTCCATTCTTGCATTTGCACATCATCCCACCTAATAACGCAGCATTTAGAATGCCGTGCTGCCGGGTGCAGATTTAGAACATGA
The Brachypodium distachyon strain Bd21 chromosome 2, Brachypodium_distachyon_v3.0, whole genome shotgun sequence genome window above contains:
- the LOC100844966 gene encoding UDP-glucuronate:xylan alpha-glucuronosyltransferase 1, coding for MGSLEARYRPAGAADDTAKRRTQKSKSFKEVEKFDVFVLEKSSGCKFRSLQLLLFAIMSAAFLTLLYTPSVYEHQLQSNSRFVNVGWIWDKTTPDPRYVSSLGVQWEDVYRSIENLNGGEHKLKVGLLNFNSTEFGSWTQLLPESEFSIIRLEHAKESITWQTLYPEWIDEEEETEIPSCPSLPDPNFPRGAHFDVIAVKLPCTRVGGWSRDVARLHLQLSAAKLAVTAARGNRGVHVMFVTDCFPLPNLFSCKNLKKHQGNAWLYKPDLKALKEKLRLPVGSCELAVPLKAKSRLYSVDRRREAYATILHSASEYVCGAITAAQSIRQAGSTRDFVILVDDTISEHHRKGLEAAGWKVRIIERIRNPKAERDAYNEWNYSKFRLWQLTDYDKIIFIDADLLILRNIDFLFAMPEITATGNNATLFNSGVMVIEPSNCTFQLLMEHINEITSYNGGDQGYLNEIFTWWHRIPKHMNFLKHFWEGDEEEVKVKKTRLFGSDPPILYVLHYLGRKPWLCFRDYDCNWNVPILREFASDIAHTRWWKVHDKMPKKLQSYCLLRSRLKAGLEWERRQAEKANFTDGHWRRNITDRRLKTCFEKFCFWESMLWHWGETTNSTKKTLPAVQALPAESL